A genomic region of Mitsuaria sp. 7 contains the following coding sequences:
- a CDS encoding 5-formyltetrahydrofolate cyclo-ligase — MDPNDKLPISEDRQALRERLIRERLDLPGRLELADVVQSVLRVWLVGRKEKRIAAYWPIKGEFDPLPALYRWSEVDGDRRIGLPVVDREEGRLRFHVWYPGCPMEEDATGITKPKDTEAFDPQLLLLPCLGYGPGGIRMGYGGGFMLRTIAQIQPRPVVVGVGFSHGFQPTLTAQPNDVRLDAMLTEMGVVWENSRA, encoded by the coding sequence ATGGATCCGAACGACAAGCTGCCGATCTCCGAAGACCGCCAGGCGCTGCGCGAGCGCCTGATCCGCGAACGCCTGGACCTGCCCGGCCGCCTTGAACTCGCCGACGTCGTGCAGAGCGTGCTGCGCGTGTGGCTGGTCGGCCGCAAGGAGAAGCGCATCGCCGCCTACTGGCCGATCAAGGGGGAATTCGATCCGCTGCCGGCGTTGTACCGCTGGAGCGAGGTCGACGGCGACCGCCGCATCGGCCTGCCCGTCGTCGATCGCGAGGAGGGCCGGCTGCGCTTCCACGTCTGGTATCCGGGCTGTCCGATGGAAGAGGACGCCACCGGCATCACCAAACCCAAGGACACCGAGGCATTCGATCCGCAACTGCTGCTGCTGCCTTGCCTCGGCTACGGGCCGGGCGGCATCCGCATGGGTTACGGCGGCGGCTTCATGCTGCGCACCATCGCGCAGATCCAGCCTCGGCCGGTGGTCGTCGGCGTCGGCTTCAGCCATGGCTTCCAACCGACGCTGACCGCCCAGCCGAACGACGTGCGACTCGACGCGATGCTGACCGAGATGGGGGTCGTCTGGGAGAATTCCCGCGCATGA
- a CDS encoding OmpW family protein: MSRTRNPAFFRPSIAVGVALAALATAMAPSAHAQNSPWVVRARAVNIDPADKDRTGLGLSLSRKTIPEFDFSYFLAPNWAAELILTVPQRHTLYSNGTRIGSVKHLPPTLTLQYHFNPEGSFRPYVGAGLNYTSFSGVHFDPAVQAALEPTIKKHSLGLAAQAGFDVMLNRQWSINVDVKKIQMDTEVRSKGTSVGKFKIDPLLVGVGVGYRF, translated from the coding sequence ATGTCCCGCACCCGCAACCCCGCCTTCTTCCGACCCTCGATCGCCGTCGGTGTCGCGCTCGCCGCGCTGGCCACCGCGATGGCGCCATCGGCCCACGCGCAGAACAGCCCCTGGGTGGTCCGCGCCCGCGCGGTGAACATCGACCCGGCGGACAAGGACAGGACCGGCCTGGGTCTGTCGCTGAGCCGCAAGACGATCCCCGAGTTCGACTTCAGCTACTTCCTCGCGCCGAACTGGGCCGCCGAACTGATCCTGACGGTGCCGCAGCGCCACACGCTCTACAGCAACGGCACGCGCATCGGCTCGGTGAAGCACCTGCCGCCGACGCTGACGCTGCAGTACCACTTCAATCCGGAAGGCAGCTTCCGCCCGTACGTCGGCGCGGGGCTGAACTACACGAGCTTCTCGGGCGTGCACTTCGATCCAGCGGTACAGGCGGCGCTGGAACCGACCATCAAGAAGCACAGCCTCGGCTTGGCCGCACAGGCCGGCTTCGATGTGATGCTCAACCGGCAGTGGTCGATCAACGTCGACGTAAAGAAGATCCAGATGGACACCGAGGTCCGCTCCAAGGGAACGAGCGTCGGGAAGTTCAAGATCGATCCGCTGCTGGTGGGCGTGGGGGTGGGCTACCGGTTCTGA
- a CDS encoding DUF2917 domain-containing protein has product MNVMQKSSIQVSRDDAAWSLSQGEAMSLPIGPGRRELHVLDGRVWVTQRGDLNLPAQDFWLSAGETLEVANGTELVVEAWPTARFQLLVPPQACPTRLARQVSRLPSFGQLFGQRLANA; this is encoded by the coding sequence ATGAATGTCATGCAAAAGTCATCAATCCAGGTCAGCCGCGACGACGCCGCGTGGTCGTTGTCGCAGGGCGAGGCCATGAGCCTGCCCATCGGCCCGGGCCGCCGTGAACTGCATGTGCTCGACGGTCGCGTCTGGGTGACCCAGCGCGGCGACCTGAACCTGCCGGCGCAGGACTTCTGGCTGTCGGCCGGCGAGACGCTGGAAGTCGCCAACGGCACCGAACTGGTGGTGGAAGCCTGGCCGACCGCCCGCTTCCAGCTGCTGGTGCCGCCGCAGGCCTGCCCGACGCGCCTGGCGCGTCAGGTCAGCCGCCTGCCTTCTTTCGGGCAGCTGTTCGGCCAGCGCCTGGCGAACGCCTGA
- the metF gene encoding methylenetetrahydrofolate reductase [NAD(P)H] encodes MTTPVSIEFFPPNTPVGTEKLKTVVQELRAVNPQYFSVTYGAGGSTREKTLSTVADIASSGFDAAPHLSCVGSTRENIAEILATYRDQNIRRVVALRGDLPSGTATAGEFRYAAELVRFIRETQGADWDIEVAAYPEYHPQQRYAARDLQFFADKVRAGASGAITQFFYNPDAYFHFVDATRAMGVEVPIVPGIMPINNFARIAQFAQRDGIEIPRWVALKMEGYMDDAASVRAFGLDVVTRLCERLIAGGVPGLHFYSLNQSALTLALCERLGLAAKV; translated from the coding sequence ATGACGACGCCCGTCAGCATCGAATTCTTTCCGCCCAACACACCCGTCGGCACCGAGAAGCTGAAGACCGTCGTGCAGGAGCTGCGCGCGGTGAATCCGCAGTACTTCAGCGTCACCTACGGCGCGGGCGGCTCGACGCGCGAGAAGACGCTGTCGACCGTCGCCGACATCGCCTCATCGGGCTTCGATGCGGCGCCTCACCTGTCCTGCGTGGGCTCGACGCGCGAGAACATCGCCGAGATCCTGGCGACCTACCGCGACCAGAACATCCGGCGCGTCGTCGCGCTGCGCGGCGACCTGCCCAGCGGCACGGCGACGGCGGGCGAGTTCCGCTACGCGGCCGAGCTGGTGCGCTTCATCCGCGAGACGCAAGGCGCGGACTGGGACATCGAGGTCGCCGCCTATCCCGAGTACCACCCGCAGCAGCGCTACGCGGCGCGCGACCTGCAGTTCTTCGCCGACAAGGTGCGCGCCGGCGCCAGCGGCGCGATCACGCAGTTCTTCTACAACCCCGATGCCTACTTCCATTTCGTCGACGCGACGCGGGCGATGGGCGTGGAGGTGCCGATCGTGCCGGGCATCATGCCGATCAACAACTTCGCGCGCATCGCGCAGTTCGCGCAGCGCGACGGCATCGAGATCCCGCGCTGGGTCGCGCTGAAGATGGAAGGCTACATGGACGACGCCGCGTCGGTGCGCGCTTTCGGCCTGGACGTCGTCACGCGGCTGTGCGAGCGGCTGATCGCCGGCGGCGTGCCGGGGCTGCACTTCTACTCGCTCAACCAGAGCGCGCTCACGCTGGCGTTGTGCGAACGCCTCGGCCTCGCGGCCAAAGTTTGA
- a CDS encoding TfoX/Sxy family protein, with the protein MARTTTTGTVRRTTGAGADFANHCMELLAPLGPVLARRMFGGFGLYVDGLFVAIISRDELYLKADAASQSRYVDAGCEPFRYSKTGKDGRQDVASLNYFRPPEETLESPALMLPWGRLAMESALRSANAKPKARTPKKSAGTSAEPSTVTKEKPARALKGVTTTAPAVRRSPGAGRTAARKKAGG; encoded by the coding sequence ATGGCACGCACCACGACCACGGGAACCGTCCGCCGCACCACCGGTGCCGGCGCGGACTTCGCGAATCACTGCATGGAGTTGCTGGCGCCGCTCGGGCCGGTGCTGGCGCGGCGGATGTTCGGCGGCTTCGGGCTGTATGTGGACGGCCTGTTCGTGGCCATCATCAGCCGCGACGAGCTCTACCTGAAGGCGGACGCCGCCAGTCAGTCCCGCTACGTGGACGCGGGCTGCGAGCCGTTCCGGTACTCGAAGACCGGCAAGGACGGGCGACAGGACGTCGCCAGCCTGAATTACTTCCGGCCGCCGGAGGAGACGCTCGAATCGCCCGCGCTCATGCTGCCCTGGGGGCGGCTGGCGATGGAGTCGGCCTTGCGCTCCGCCAATGCGAAGCCGAAGGCCAGGACGCCGAAGAAGAGCGCCGGCACCAGCGCCGAGCCGAGCACCGTCACGAAGGAGAAACCGGCCAGGGCGCTGAAGGGGGTCACGACGACGGCTCCAGCGGTCAGGCGTTCGCCAGGCGCTGGCCGAACAGCTGCCCGAAAGAAGGCAGGCGGCTGA
- the pepQ gene encoding Xaa-Pro dipeptidase encodes MSPVDSNALNELYKAHLAEQQRRTEHALQRGGFDALLIASGIEKFAFLDDRPYVFQPNPHFKLWVPLIRHPDSWLVIRPGHKPRLVYVQPEDYWHVPPEAPSGFWVDHFELIVVRKPEEALPYLQVPGTLAIVGEADAALGDIVPNNPPEVLNPLHYARAAKTGYELLRLREASALGATAHLASQRAFGEGRSESAIHNAYLDACGFAERDLPYGNIVALNEHAAVLHYQYQDQQAPAQSLSLLVDAGAHSCGYASDITRTTGNGDASFQALIDAMEAAQLRLVDRVRAGVDYRDIHLASHRETAGVLRQLGIVKMDEEAMLAQGVTSTFLPHGIGHLLGLQVHDIGGFMAGEDGGTIAKPDGHPYLRLTRVLQPGMVVTIEPGLYFIPMLLDKLRATPAAANVDWALVKHLSAFGGVRIEDDVACRETGAPENLTRDAFAALI; translated from the coding sequence ATGAGTCCTGTTGATTCCAACGCCCTGAACGAGCTCTACAAAGCTCACCTCGCGGAGCAGCAGCGCCGCACCGAACACGCGCTGCAGCGCGGCGGTTTCGACGCGCTGCTGATCGCCTCGGGGATCGAGAAGTTTGCCTTCCTCGACGACCGGCCCTACGTGTTTCAGCCCAACCCGCACTTCAAGCTGTGGGTGCCGCTGATCCGTCATCCGGACAGCTGGCTGGTGATCCGGCCGGGGCACAAGCCGCGTCTCGTCTACGTGCAGCCGGAGGACTACTGGCACGTGCCGCCTGAAGCGCCGAGCGGCTTCTGGGTCGACCACTTCGAGCTGATCGTCGTCCGCAAGCCGGAGGAGGCGCTGCCCTACCTGCAGGTGCCGGGCACGCTGGCGATCGTCGGCGAAGCGGATGCGGCGCTGGGCGACATCGTCCCGAACAACCCGCCTGAGGTGCTGAACCCGCTGCACTACGCGCGCGCCGCGAAGACGGGCTACGAATTGCTGCGTTTGCGCGAGGCATCGGCGCTGGGCGCGACCGCGCATCTGGCGTCGCAGCGCGCGTTCGGAGAGGGGCGGTCCGAGTCGGCCATCCACAACGCGTATCTGGACGCATGCGGCTTCGCCGAGCGCGACCTGCCCTACGGCAACATCGTCGCGCTCAACGAGCACGCTGCGGTGCTGCATTACCAGTACCAGGATCAGCAGGCGCCGGCGCAATCGCTGTCGCTGCTGGTGGACGCGGGCGCGCACAGCTGCGGCTACGCGTCGGACATCACGCGCACGACCGGCAACGGCGACGCGTCGTTCCAGGCGCTGATCGATGCGATGGAAGCGGCCCAGTTGCGGCTGGTCGATCGCGTGCGCGCCGGTGTCGACTACCGCGACATCCACCTGGCCTCGCACCGCGAGACCGCCGGCGTGTTGCGCCAGCTGGGCATCGTGAAGATGGACGAGGAGGCGATGCTCGCGCAAGGCGTGACCTCGACCTTCCTGCCGCACGGCATCGGCCATCTGCTGGGCCTGCAGGTCCACGACATCGGCGGCTTCATGGCCGGTGAGGACGGCGGCACGATCGCCAAACCGGACGGTCATCCGTACCTGCGCCTGACGCGCGTGCTGCAACCCGGCATGGTCGTGACGATCGAGCCGGGGCTGTACTTCATCCCGATGCTGCTGGACAAGCTGCGCGCGACGCCCGCGGCGGCCAACGTGGACTGGGCGCTGGTGAAGCACCTGAGCGCCTTCGGCGGTGTCCGCATCGAGGACGACGTCGCCTGCCGCGAGACGGGCGCGCCGGAGAACCTGACGCGGGATGCGTTCGCGGCGTTGATCTGA